A genomic stretch from Pomacea canaliculata isolate SZHN2017 linkage group LG2, ASM307304v1, whole genome shotgun sequence includes:
- the LOC112556338 gene encoding uncharacterized protein LOC112556338 isoform X2, with translation MAHGRPASRQGRFVYHSDHPQNGTADELPSQSVFSFHGSDEIHRIQSNQVMHAQKLSLQKTHPGSASSRPMVAVHMFNVPSEKSDYQCIPSPPPVPPSLHNVRQESARRRLILGQRPPDRRSPKDLTSDEDAAEKNPKLLVRSPSSLSKYDILPAIGTSTEPSLGGSIGILATDRSDSFSAVVVGTSVDQDTVYSGSIQHTDVDVDPCKGLGTANRYSSSSSDCSASIMTPHESVRHHSNMQSTDEVSFSPKRQNLSAKPLMDHASLSSAETVMASMGRSHTTLSQYALDSVLDAERDGKILLGVKIPTDGSRHKQYFKHDDQLRCIVLYAEEVSGKDFSNYIIIVPSLKQRFTDLTQKIKDAGLEDKSVVHLEEMD, from the exons ATGGCGCATGGACGACCTGCTAGTCGTCAAGGGAGATTTGTTTATCATAGCGATCACCCTCAAAACGGCACGGCAGACGAACTTCCCTCACAATCTGTGTTCAGTTTTCATGGCTCAGATG AGATACATCGAATTCAATCAAACCAAGTGATGCATGCACAGAAATTGAGTCTGCAAAAAACTCATCCTGGCTCTGCTTCAAGTAGGCCAATGGTTGCAGTGCATATGTTCAATGTACCATCTGAGAA ATCAGATTATCAGTGTataccttctcctcctcctgtGCCTCCAAGTCTTCACAATGTCAGGCAAGAAAGTGCAAGGCGGAGGCTAATCTTGGGGCAGAGACCTCCAGACAGGAGGTCACCAAAGGACCTAACAAGTGACGAAG atgcagcagaaaaaaatcctaAGCTTCTAGTACGCAGCCCATCCTCCTTGAGTAAATATGACATTCTTCCTGCAATTGGTACCAGCACAGAGCCTTCACTTGGGGGGTCTATTGGTATCCTAGCAACAGACAGAAGTGACAGCTTTAGTGCAGTTGTGGTAGGCACTTCTGTGGACCAAGACACAGTGTACTCTGGGAGTATTCAGCAcactgatgttgatgttgacccTTGCAAGGGTCTTGGAACAGCAAACAGATACTCCAGCAGCTCATCAGACTGTTCAGCAAGCATTATGACACCCCATGAATCAGTTAGACATCATAGTAACATGCAGTCCACAGATGAAGTCAGTTTTAGTCCTAAGCGTCAGAATCTGTCTGCTAAACCATTAATGGATCATGCTAGTTTGTCGTCTGCAGAAACAGTTATGGCATCGATGGGCAGAAGCCACACCACTTTGTCACAGTATGCATTGGACAGTGTTCTGGATGCAGAACGAGACGGTAAGATTCTGTTAGGAGTCAAGATTCCAACTGATGGTTCACGACACAAGCAGTACTTTAAACATGATGACCAGTTACGATGCATTGTGCTTTATGCAGAGGAAGTTTCAGGAAAGGACTTCAGCAACTACATCATCATTGTGCCTAGCCTGAAACAGCGATTCACAGACCTAACTCAAAAAATCAAAGATGCAGGGCTAGAAGATAAAAGTGTTGTGCATCTGGAAGAAATGGACTGA
- the LOC112556338 gene encoding uncharacterized protein LOC112556338 isoform X1: MAHGRPASRQGRFVYHSDHPQNGTADELPSQSVFSFHGSDEIHRIQSNQVMHAQKLSLQKTHPGSASSRPMVAVHMFNVPSEKPIKDTETNYPWSGRSDYQCIPSPPPVPPSLHNVRQESARRRLILGQRPPDRRSPKDLTSDEDAAEKNPKLLVRSPSSLSKYDILPAIGTSTEPSLGGSIGILATDRSDSFSAVVVGTSVDQDTVYSGSIQHTDVDVDPCKGLGTANRYSSSSSDCSASIMTPHESVRHHSNMQSTDEVSFSPKRQNLSAKPLMDHASLSSAETVMASMGRSHTTLSQYALDSVLDAERDGKILLGVKIPTDGSRHKQYFKHDDQLRCIVLYAEEVSGKDFSNYIIIVPSLKQRFTDLTQKIKDAGLEDKSVVHLEEMD; the protein is encoded by the exons ATGGCGCATGGACGACCTGCTAGTCGTCAAGGGAGATTTGTTTATCATAGCGATCACCCTCAAAACGGCACGGCAGACGAACTTCCCTCACAATCTGTGTTCAGTTTTCATGGCTCAGATG AGATACATCGAATTCAATCAAACCAAGTGATGCATGCACAGAAATTGAGTCTGCAAAAAACTCATCCTGGCTCTGCTTCAAGTAGGCCAATGGTTGCAGTGCATATGTTCAATGTACCATCTGAGAA ACCTATTAAAGACACTGAGACAAATTACCCATGGTCTGGTAGATCAGATTATCAGTGTataccttctcctcctcctgtGCCTCCAAGTCTTCACAATGTCAGGCAAGAAAGTGCAAGGCGGAGGCTAATCTTGGGGCAGAGACCTCCAGACAGGAGGTCACCAAAGGACCTAACAAGTGACGAAG atgcagcagaaaaaaatcctaAGCTTCTAGTACGCAGCCCATCCTCCTTGAGTAAATATGACATTCTTCCTGCAATTGGTACCAGCACAGAGCCTTCACTTGGGGGGTCTATTGGTATCCTAGCAACAGACAGAAGTGACAGCTTTAGTGCAGTTGTGGTAGGCACTTCTGTGGACCAAGACACAGTGTACTCTGGGAGTATTCAGCAcactgatgttgatgttgacccTTGCAAGGGTCTTGGAACAGCAAACAGATACTCCAGCAGCTCATCAGACTGTTCAGCAAGCATTATGACACCCCATGAATCAGTTAGACATCATAGTAACATGCAGTCCACAGATGAAGTCAGTTTTAGTCCTAAGCGTCAGAATCTGTCTGCTAAACCATTAATGGATCATGCTAGTTTGTCGTCTGCAGAAACAGTTATGGCATCGATGGGCAGAAGCCACACCACTTTGTCACAGTATGCATTGGACAGTGTTCTGGATGCAGAACGAGACGGTAAGATTCTGTTAGGAGTCAAGATTCCAACTGATGGTTCACGACACAAGCAGTACTTTAAACATGATGACCAGTTACGATGCATTGTGCTTTATGCAGAGGAAGTTTCAGGAAAGGACTTCAGCAACTACATCATCATTGTGCCTAGCCTGAAACAGCGATTCACAGACCTAACTCAAAAAATCAAAGATGCAGGGCTAGAAGATAAAAGTGTTGTGCATCTGGAAGAAATGGACTGA